TCGCGCCCGCGCCGCCTCCGCGGGACCTCGACGTTCTGAGCCGCCCAGGAGGCGCCGGGGCGTCGTCAGGGGGTGTCGAGCCAGCGCTCGATCCGCCGGTGATCCGGGGTGAAGCCGTGCTCCACTCCCCACAGCACCGCTTGGGTGCGGCTGTCGGTCCCGATCTTCCGGTAGATGCTCCGGATGTGCGACTTGACCGTGTTGGGGCTGAGGTAGGTGAGCTCCGCGACCTCCGCGTTGCTCTTGCCCTGCGTGATCAGCGCCAGGATCTCGGACTCGCGGTCGGTGATCCCCTCCTTCTTACCGGGCCAGTCGAGTCCCTCCGCGCTGTGCGCGCGGGCGGGGGAGTCGCTCACCACGATCTCACCGGAGTGAACGGCCTGGAGCGCCGCCACCAGCTCCGGGGCCTGGAGGGTCTTCGAGAGGTAGCCGTGGACACCCTGCTCCCGGGCGCTGTCGATGAGCTCGGGATGGAAGTTCCAGGTGTAGACGACGACGTGACGCGCGCGCGGGTTCCTGACGAGTTCGCCGATCTGCGCGTGGCTGGACTCGGGCTGCGCGAAGGCGTCGTACAGGACGACGTCGATGGACTCGGACAGCGGTGCGTTCGCGTCGATCTCCGCGACGACGAGGGTGTCGCTGTAGTCGTCGAACATGCGTGACAGACCGAGGAGCACGACGTCGTAGTCGTCCACGAGTGCGATCGTGAACGGCTTGGTCGGTGCTGCGAGGCCCGTCGGCATGCGCGCCAGATTACACCCCTAGGGGTGAGGCGACCTGCCCGCGCTGGTGGTTGCGTAGAGCCAACACCTCATCTACCAGAAAGGGTCAGCTCATGAACATTCTCCTGATCGTCATCGCTGTGATCGCCATCATCCTCCTGCTCACGGGAGGCTTCGTCTCCTCGCTGAACTTCCTGTTGTGGGTCGGGATCGTGCTTCTCGTCCTCGCCGTGATCGTGTTCCTGGTCCGGATGCTGACAGGGAGCCGACGCGTCTGAACCACCCCTTTCCGGGGTGCTGAAAAGGCGGACCGGCCGGCTGGGCATGCTTGGGGGCGAGCGACGCCCGGCCGGCCGGACGTCCGTCCGCGGTGGGTTAGCATTCGGGGATGACGAACTCGGGTCCGATCGACGACATCCCGATCGGCGGTGACATGATCCGGCTCGGGCAGTTCCTGAAGTTCGCCGGTCTCCTCGACTCCGGCGGAAACGTGAAAGAGGCCATCATCGACGGCTACGTCACGGTCAACGGCGAGGTCGATCGCCGCCGCGGACGGCAGCTGCAGCTCGGCGATATCGTCGAGTTCGAAGGACGCAGGGTTCGCGTCTCCCCGTGAGGGATGCCCGCCGGCCGTGAGGCGCGTGCGGGCCGCGATCCGCTCATCCCCGTCCACGAAAGGCCTGAAGTGAACCTCACCCAGCTCGTCCGCTTCGTCGCCGTGGCTGAAGAGCAGCACTTCCCGCGCGCGGCGAGCAAGCTGGGCATTCCGCTCGCTTCCCTCTACTCGTCGATCTCGAAACTCGAAGACGAGCTCGGGTCTCCGCTCTTCGTCCGCGACTCCACTCCGACCCGGCTGACCCCTGCGGGGGCCGCCTTCCTGGAGACCGCGAAGGATGAGATCGCTGCCGCGCCTGCGCCGGCGGAGAAGCCCGTGGTTCCGGCCGGCGGCAAGGCCAAAGCGTCGAAGGGCAAGGGCCGCGCCCCGGCCGTGAAGGGGCAGCCGAAACCGTTCAAAAAGCGTCAGGGGCGCTAGCGTCACGATCGGCGCGGCCCGCGCATCCCGTCACTCGTGTTCGGGCAGGAGCGGTGTGGACCAGCCGGGATCGCGGCCGAGCTGCGCCGCACGGGCGACCGAGGTCGCGCCGAAACGGTCGCGGACGGCGTCGAGCACTGTGTCGAGCCGCGCTCCGTCGTCCCAGTCGATCGGCAGCTCGGGTTGGTAGCTGTCCGACCGTCCCAGCTGCGACAGCGAGATGCCGATGAGGGTGATGCCGCGCTCCGTGAGCTCCGGCTGAACGGCAGCCAACAGACCTCGGGCCACACCCAGCAGCACTGAGGTGCGGTCTGATGGGAAGCCGAGCGTGCGGGAGCGCGTGGCCTTGGCGAAGTCGCCGAAGCGCAGGCGCAGCACGACCGTGCGGCAGGTGCGATCCCCGTCCCGAAGCCGTCGGGCGAGGCGGTCGACGATCTGAGTGAGGATGACGTCGAGCTCTTCGGGCGTGCGTGGGCGGCTGCCGAGCGCTCGTTGCGAGCCGATGGAGCCGCGGCGCTTTGTGGAGTTGACCGGGCGCGGGTCGCGCAGCCGGGCCAGCGCGTGGAGGTGCGCGCCGGTGGCCCTACCGAGCAGCCTCTCGGCCGTGGCGGCTTCGAGCTCGGCGAGCTGACCGACGGTGCGGATGCCGAGACGGTGGAGCTTCTCCGCGGTGACGGCGCCGACCCCCCACAGCCGTTCCACCGGGAGCGGGAGGAGGAACTCCTGCTCGCGCTCGGGCTCGACCAGGAGCAGCCCGTCGGGCTTGCTGACCGCGCTGGCGACCTTGGCGAGGAACTTGGTGCGCGCGATCCCGACCGAGATGGCGAGCCCGACCTCGGCGCGGACCCGTTCCCGCAATCGCGTCGCGATCTGCTCGGGCGTGCCCGCGATGCGCCGGAGTCCGCCGACCTCGAGGAAGGCCTCGTCGATCGACAGCCCCTCCACGAGCGGGGTCGTGTCGCGGAAGATCGCGAACACGTCCTTGCTGGCCGCAGAGTACGCATCCATCCGCGGCGGGACGACAACGGCCTCCGGGCACAGGTCGCGCGCCTGCCGCCCGCCCATCGCAGTGCGCACCCCGCGCGCCTTCGCCTCGTAGCTCGCAGCCAGCACGACACCGCCGCCGACGATGACCGGCCGGCCGCGCAGCGCGGGCGCGTCCCGCTGTTCGACGGAGGCGTAGAACGCGTCGAGGTCGGCGTGCAGCACGGTCGCCTCGTCCCGCATGCCGTCCTCCGATCGATTGTCCGCTCAGAGGAATGGTCCCAGGGACCGGGGACATCGGACCGGGCTAGGTCGCCTCGAAGCGGGTGGCGCCGGGCCGCTCCGCCCGAATCCGCTCCACCGCCCCCGACCGCAGCCGCTCGTCCTCCACGACGACCAGCCCTGCCGCCTGCACCTCGCCCAGGTGCCGCCGCGTCAGGTGCTCACCCTGCAGCGGGATGGTGAACCGCTCGAGCAGCCACTGGCCCGCGTAGATCACGGCGACGTCGCTGCGGATGTGGTCGACGAGGACCACGGAGCCGCCGGGGACGACGACCCGCGCCATCTCCGCCAGGGCCGCATCCGGCCGGGGGATCGAACACAGCGCGAGCGCGCACACCACCGTGTCGAACGACCCGTCGGCGAACGGCAGGGCCTCCGCATCCCCTTGCTGGAAATCAGCCGCCATCCCGAGCGAGGTGGCGCGCCGTCGCGCGATGGCGAGCATCTCGGGGCTGAGGTCGACGCCGGTCAGCGTCACGTCATCCCGGTAGTGGGGGAGGCTCCTGCCGGTGCCGACCGCGACCTCCAGCACCCGGCCGGATGCGCGCGCGCCGATCCACTCGCGGCTCCCCGCCAGCATCGAGCGTTCCGCCTTCGCGACCTTCGCGTCGTAGGTCTCGGCGTGCCGGCGCCACGTGCGCTGCTGGCGACGCGTCTCCCGTGACGGCCCCGCGTTTGTCATGCCGTCATTGTGGCGAACGGCCGGCGGCACGCGCCACCCACCGGATCACCCGATGAGCTTCCACGCCCCATTCTTCGCCGTGGCGACCGGCGCACTCCCGGCGGTGTACCACTGGGCCTGATACGTGTGGCCCTGGTAGGTCACCTTCTCGCCGCCGTAGTAGACCGTGGCTGCGCTCCACGCGGGGATGCCGCCGGGCACCGCGGGAGCGACGATCTCACTCCACGGGCCGCCCACTCCGCCGGGAGCCTGGCCGCGCGTGTACCAGAGGGCTTTGAAGGTGCGGCCCTGGTAGCTGACCACATCGCCCGCGGTGAAGGGGCGCGTCACCGTCCAGAGTGCGGTGCCGTCGGCGGTCTTCGCGATCTCCGACCAGGCGCCGTTCTTGTTGCTTCCGGGCGCCTCACCCGAGGTGTACCAGAGGGCTTGGAAGACCGAGCCGTTGTAGCTGACCTGGTCGCCGGCGAGGTAGACCTTCTTCTTGTCCCAGGCGTCCGGTCCCTTCGGCACACCCTGCTCGCCGAGGTTCAGGTCGCACGGGATGCGTCCGCTGTAGAGCGCGTGGCCTTCGGTCGTGCTGCCCGGGCCGGCGCCGTAGATGCCGTCATCCGACCAGAGCACCTCCTTGGTTCCGTCGACGCAGGTCGAGTTCGGGGCCAGGGCGAAGCCCTCCAGGTTGTTCACGGGCAGGCCGGACGGCTTGCCGTAGACGACCTGGGGCACGATCGCTCCCGTCGTGCTGACCTTCAGCACGGTCGACGTCACCCCGCAGGTGTTGTCGCACAGCGCCCAGATGCGCTGCGTGTCGGCGTTGAACTGCACATCCATGACGTGCCCCATGCCGGTGTCGACCACGGCAACGCGGTGGAAGCTGTGGTCGGAGTTCAGCGCGTACGCGTAGAGCTTGCCGTCGTTCTCCAGGGCGGCGAAGTAGAGCCCGGTGCCGTGCTGCGGATAGTCGCCCGGCTTGTAGGTCTTTCCGGTGGACTGGTCGACGAACCCGTTGCCGGTCAGGTAGCTGTCGGGCACGAAGGTGACGCCCTCGAAGCCGAGGTTCGCCTCCGTCTTGTTTCCGGCGTGGAGCTCGGGGAACTCGGCGGTCAGGTCCCACTGGTCGGTCGCGACGAGCTGCGTGCCGGACTGCGTCGGGTCGAAGCGAAGGATGGAGTTGAGCGGGGTGGTGTTCGCCGCGTTGTTGCGCTCGGTGGTGACGTAGAGCGCGCCGTCCGGGCCGATGGTCAGGCCCTCGCTGTCGGGCTGGTTGGTCGCGGGGTCCGTGCCGCCGGGGAAGAAGATCTCCTTGCCGGCGCCCCAGCCGTTGGTGGTGTCGGGCACCCAGGTGTCGCCCTGCTTGACCATGCGGAAGACCCAGCTCTTGTTCTTGACGCTGTACAGGACGTTCGCGTTCGCCGGGTCGAAGACCAGGCCGCTGACGTCGCGTCCCTCGGGTCCGGTCGTGGTCTTCCACGCGCACTGCGTGTCAGAGACCGTCACGGTGGAGCTGCCGGGCCAGGCGGTCGGGGTGAGCGCGGTGGCCGGGAGGGTGCCGGTGCCGGAGGGAGCCTCGGGCTGGCAGTTCAGTGCCGGGCCGCCGCCGTTTCCGTCGGCCGGGTTGGTGAGGATGGTCGCGCAGGCGCCGGCGTTGGATGCGCCGAAGCTCTTGTCCTTGACGGAGGCGAAGGCGCCGCTGCCATCGGGGCACCGGGCGAAGGCGCCCGCGCCGAAGTCGTTGGTCTCGTCCGTCCCGGCCTCGCCCGCGGTGTACTCGGTCGAGTCCACCAGGGTTCCGGCGGTGCCGTTGGCGCCGTCGGGGAGGTACACTTTCACGCCGTCGCCGCCGCTGCCGAGACCCTTGGTCGACGAGAAGTAGACGTAGCCGTGGGCCGGGATGACCGTGGTCGCCATGCCGTCGGCGAGCTTCGCAGCGAACGCCGTCGCCGAGGCGGCCGTACCGCTGTCGATCTGCAGCCAGCCCGCGATGCTGACGTCGCTCGCTCCGCTGTTGTACAGCTCGATCGCGTCGCCGACCGGCGTGCTGCCGTTGTCGGAGGACACCTCGTTGATACGGACGTTCTTCCAGCCGGTGTCGCCGCCCGTGCCGCCGTCGGCGGGCGCGAAGCGGCTCGTGCCGGGCGAACCGATGTCGCCAGCACTGGACGCCCGCGACCCTTCGGCGTCGCCGACGGCGGAGAGCTGCCACTGCGAGGCGTCGTTCGCACCGAGCGCCGCCTGCGTCGCCGGGACGCCCGAGACGCCCTGCGTGCGCGGTCCCTTCGCCGTCCCGGTGCCCTGGTCGTTGTAAGTGAGCCGGTCGACGAGGTTCGTCACCGCATCCGGACCGTTGAAGATGTTGATCTCGTCCGCGCGGCCGAGGTTCGTGGTGTTCCCGGCGAGGATCTTGGCGTCGGCGCCGAGGCCCCACTCGCTGCGGAAGGTGGCATCGGCCGACTCGGTGACGATGGCCGACTGGCCGACCGCCAAGGTCCCGAGGGTGTCCAGCGGCACGGTGCCGGGCGTGCGGCTGTCGTCGTCGAACGACCAGCCGGCGAGGCTGACCGGCGCAGCGCTGACGTTCGTGAGCTCGAAGAATTCGCCCGACGAGGCGACCGGGCCGTACATCCACTCGGTGATCGCGACCGAGGGCGCGCTCGCGGCGCTGGCTGCGGCGGGGATAGCGACCGCGAGAGCGCCGGCGACGGCGGTCGCAGCGAGCACAGCGACGGCTCCGGATGTGTGAATTCTCATGAACCGGAAGCTAGCGATGTCGCCCATACAGGGGGCGACGGGATGGTGAACGGGAGACGAACGCGCCAGGGATGCGGGCGCCGTAGACCGCAGGGATGCGCGTCCGCTAGACAGGATCCATGCTGACTGGAACCGTGGTCGGGCTGCGCGCCCGGCACGAGGACGACATCCCGATCCTCCGCACCGAGTTGTACGACGACGTGGAAGGGTCGTCCCGCGCAGAGGGCGGACCGTGGCGCCCGGTCATGCCGGGGACGGACGACGCCCGGCTCAAGCCCGACGCCTCCAAGGAGGATGTCGTGGCCTTTTCGGTGATCGAGCTGGAGGGCGGGACGCTCGTAGGCGCCGCCACCGTGTGGGGGATCGATACGCACAACCGCTTCGCGCACCTCGGACTGGGATTGCTGCCGGCGGCCCGCGGGAAGGGCTACGGGACCGACATCGTCGCGGTGCTCTGCGAGTACGGGTTCACGGTGCGCGGGCTGCAGCGTCTGCAGATCGAGACGCTCGCAGACAACCACGCGATGCTGGGTGCCGCCGAGCGGAACGGCTTCGTGCGTGAAGGGACACTGCGTTCGTCTGCCTGGGTGATGGGGGAGTTCCTCGACGAGGTGGTCCTCGGCCTGCTCGCCGACGAGTACCGCCGGCGCGCTCAGGCGTGACCTGTCCCTCCCGCATTTCCAGGATACTGGAGGGGCGGGGGCTTGCCGCAAGACCCCGGTGATGCACCAGAATTGCTGGTCGCGGCCGGAATCGATCCGGTCGGAGATGGGGGATCGATGAGTGAGTTCGACGTCGACGTGGCGATCAGCGGCGGCGGCCCGACGGGGATGATGCTGGCCGCCGAGCTGCGGCTGCACGAGGTGCAGGTGCTCGTGCTGGACCGGGATGCGGAGCCGACGCGGCTGGTCCGCTCGCTCGGGCTGCACCCGCGCAGCCTCGAGATCATGGACCAGCGCGGGCTGCTGGAGCGGTTCCTCGCTGAGGGCACCCCGTATCCGGGGATGGGCGGCCGCTTCGCCGGGATCGTCAGCCCGCATCCGGTGACGCTCGACACGGCGCACGACTACATCCTCGGCATCCCGCAGCCGGTCACCGACCGCATCCTGGCCGAGCATGCGGCCGAGCTGGGGACGGAGATCCGGCGGGGGAGCGAACTGACCGGGTTCGAGCAGGATGAGGACGGCGTGACGATCGCGCTCGCCGACGGGTCGCGTCTGCGGTCCCGGTGGCTGGTCGGCTGCGAC
This region of Leifsonia sp. fls2-241-R2A-40a genomic DNA includes:
- a CDS encoding lamin tail domain-containing protein is translated as MRIHTSGAVAVLAATAVAGALAVAIPAAASAASAPSVAITEWMYGPVASSGEFFELTNVSAAPVSLAGWSFDDDSRTPGTVPLDTLGTLAVGQSAIVTESADATFRSEWGLGADAKILAGNTTNLGRADEINIFNGPDAVTNLVDRLTYNDQGTGTAKGPRTQGVSGVPATQAALGANDASQWQLSAVGDAEGSRASSAGDIGSPGTSRFAPADGGTGGDTGWKNVRINEVSSDNGSTPVGDAIELYNSGASDVSIAGWLQIDSGTAASATAFAAKLADGMATTVIPAHGYVYFSSTKGLGSGGDGVKVYLPDGANGTAGTLVDSTEYTAGEAGTDETNDFGAGAFARCPDGSGAFASVKDKSFGASNAGACATILTNPADGNGGGPALNCQPEAPSGTGTLPATALTPTAWPGSSTVTVSDTQCAWKTTTGPEGRDVSGLVFDPANANVLYSVKNKSWVFRMVKQGDTWVPDTTNGWGAGKEIFFPGGTDPATNQPDSEGLTIGPDGALYVTTERNNAANTTPLNSILRFDPTQSGTQLVATDQWDLTAEFPELHAGNKTEANLGFEGVTFVPDSYLTGNGFVDQSTGKTYKPGDYPQHGTGLYFAALENDGKLYAYALNSDHSFHRVAVVDTGMGHVMDVQFNADTQRIWALCDNTCGVTSTVLKVSTTGAIVPQVVYGKPSGLPVNNLEGFALAPNSTCVDGTKEVLWSDDGIYGAGPGSTTEGHALYSGRIPCDLNLGEQGVPKGPDAWDKKKVYLAGDQVSYNGSVFQALWYTSGEAPGSNKNGAWSEIAKTADGTALWTVTRPFTAGDVVSYQGRTFKALWYTRGQAPGGVGGPWSEIVAPAVPGGIPAWSAATVYYGGEKVTYQGHTYQAQWYTAGSAPVATAKNGAWKLIG
- a CDS encoding GNAT family protein, with product MLTGTVVGLRARHEDDIPILRTELYDDVEGSSRAEGGPWRPVMPGTDDARLKPDASKEDVVAFSVIELEGGTLVGAATVWGIDTHNRFAHLGLGLLPAARGKGYGTDIVAVLCEYGFTVRGLQRLQIETLADNHAMLGAAERNGFVREGTLRSSAWVMGEFLDEVVLGLLADEYRRRAQA
- a CDS encoding LysR family transcriptional regulator; this translates as MNLTQLVRFVAVAEEQHFPRAASKLGIPLASLYSSISKLEDELGSPLFVRDSTPTRLTPAGAAFLETAKDEIAAAPAPAEKPVVPAGGKAKASKGKGRAPAVKGQPKPFKKRQGR
- a CDS encoding response regulator transcription factor gives rise to the protein MPTGLAAPTKPFTIALVDDYDVVLLGLSRMFDDYSDTLVVAEIDANAPLSESIDVVLYDAFAQPESSHAQIGELVRNPRARHVVVYTWNFHPELIDSAREQGVHGYLSKTLQAPELVAALQAVHSGEIVVSDSPARAHSAEGLDWPGKKEGITDRESEILALITQGKSNAEVAELTYLSPNTVKSHIRSIYRKIGTDSRTQAVLWGVEHGFTPDHRRIERWLDTP
- a CDS encoding RNA-binding S4 domain-containing protein, yielding MTNSGPIDDIPIGGDMIRLGQFLKFAGLLDSGGNVKEAIIDGYVTVNGEVDRRRGRQLQLGDIVEFEGRRVRVSP
- a CDS encoding class I SAM-dependent methyltransferase, which codes for MTNAGPSRETRRQQRTWRRHAETYDAKVAKAERSMLAGSREWIGARASGRVLEVAVGTGRSLPHYRDDVTLTGVDLSPEMLAIARRRATSLGMAADFQQGDAEALPFADGSFDTVVCALALCSIPRPDAALAEMARVVVPGGSVVLVDHIRSDVAVIYAGQWLLERFTIPLQGEHLTRRHLGEVQAAGLVVVEDERLRSGAVERIRAERPGATRFEAT
- the dinB gene encoding DNA polymerase IV; the encoded protein is MRDEATVLHADLDAFYASVEQRDAPALRGRPVIVGGGVVLAASYEAKARGVRTAMGGRQARDLCPEAVVVPPRMDAYSAASKDVFAIFRDTTPLVEGLSIDEAFLEVGGLRRIAGTPEQIATRLRERVRAEVGLAISVGIARTKFLAKVASAVSKPDGLLLVEPEREQEFLLPLPVERLWGVGAVTAEKLHRLGIRTVGQLAELEAATAERLLGRATGAHLHALARLRDPRPVNSTKRRGSIGSQRALGSRPRTPEELDVILTQIVDRLARRLRDGDRTCRTVVLRLRFGDFAKATRSRTLGFPSDRTSVLLGVARGLLAAVQPELTERGITLIGISLSQLGRSDSYQPELPIDWDDGARLDTVLDAVRDRFGATSVARAAQLGRDPGWSTPLLPEHE